The proteins below are encoded in one region of Sedimentibacter sp. zth1:
- a CDS encoding helix-turn-helix domain-containing protein: MKLLKIRQERIKKCWTLSYVAKQIGTTKQTVQYFETEKIKPSYEVLVKLENLFNLSHRDLFEQVPNENILSEK, translated from the coding sequence ATGAAGTTATTAAAAATTAGACAAGAACGCATTAAAAAATGTTGGACTTTGAGTTATGTTGCTAAGCAAATAGGTACAACAAAACAAACTGTTCAATATTTTGAAACAGAAAAAATTAAACCATCGTATGAAGTTCTTGTAAAACTTGAAAATTTATTTAACCTTTCTCATAGGGATTTGTTCGAGCAAGTCCCTAATGAAAACATTTTATCAGAAAAATAG